In one Oncorhynchus nerka isolate Pitt River linkage group LG7, Oner_Uvic_2.0, whole genome shotgun sequence genomic region, the following are encoded:
- the LOC115131857 gene encoding protein disulfide isomerase Creld1-like — MSWLWPLLPALVLFSVLSVVRVQTAPCQTCRKLTDSFIKGLDKTSNKNLGGGNTAWEEENLAKYARSETRLLEIVEAACEKSDLDCNKLLEQIEDQVETWWFHRQQEAPDLFEWLCIEELPLCCPPGHFGPDCKECLSGPGGVCGGLGRCEGEGTRLGDGECVCDPGYFGQLCQSCADGYYREKSSNHSTPACAACYRSCKKCSGPENYKCLECKPGWLFHDNKCVDTDECGTELARCSSNTYCHNTDGSYECRGCDQACVGCMGSGPARCKKCARGYKLRGAKCLDVDECSERAIACPGLNEACFNDEGSFRCECADGFIRRDSICVENHPLSGPEKGLFDDMTDDEVLVLQQMFFGVVICALATLAAKGDMVFTAIFIGGVAAMAGYWLSEKGDRMLDGFLKGR, encoded by the exons ATGTCGTGGTTGTGGCCCCTGCTCCCTGCCCTGGTACTCTTTTCTGTGTTGTCTGTGGTTCGAGTACAGACTGCACCATGCCAGACCTGCCGCAAGCTCACTGACAGCTTCATCAAG GGACTGGATAAAACATCCAATAAGAATCTTGGGGGTGGCAACACTGCTTGGGAGGAGGAAAATCTGGCTAAATATGCTCGCAG TGAAACCAGGTTGCTGGAGATAGTGGAGGCAGCGTGTGAGAAATCAGACTTAGACTGTAACAAACTGCTGGAGCAGATAGAGGACCAAGTGGAGACATGGTGGTTCCACCG GCAGCAAGAGGCTCCAGACCTATTTGAgtggttgtgtatagaagagcTCCCGCTCTGCTGTCCCCCGGGACATTTTGGACCAGACTGCAAAG AGTGTCTGTCTGGTCCTGGAGGGGTGTGTGGTGGTCTGGGCCGCTGTGAAGGAGAGGGCACGCGTCTGGGAGATGGAGAGTGCGTGTGTGACCCGGGGTACTTCGGTCAGCTGTGTCAGAGCTGTGCAGACGGCTATTACAGAGAGAAGAGCTCCAATCACAGCACACCAGCCTGCGCAG CATGCTACCGCTCTTGTAAAAAGTGCTCAGGGCCAGAGAACTACAAATGTCTGGAATGCAAACCTGGGTGGCTCTTCCATGACAACAAGTGTGTTG ACACTGATGAGTGTGGCACAGAGCTGGCTCGATGTTCCTCCAACACCTATTGCCACAACACAGATGGATCGTACGAGTGCAGAG GCTGTGACCAGGCATGTGTGGGCTGTATGGGCAGTGGTCCAGCCCGCTGTAAGAAATGTGCTCGGGGCTACAAGCTCAGAGGAGCCAAATGTCTCG aTGTGGATGAGTGTAGTGAGAGGGCGATAGCATGTCCAGGGCTGAATGAGGCATGTTTCAATGACGAGGGGTCCTTCCGCTGTGAATGTGCTGACGGCTTCATTCGTAGAGACAGCATCTGTGTGGAGAACCATCCGCTGA GTGGTCCAGAGAAGGGTCTGTTTGATGATATGACTGATGACGAGGTCCTGGTCCTCCAGCAGATGTTCTTTGGCGTGGTCATCTGTGCCCTAGCAACGCTCGCCGCCAAGGGCGACATGGTCTTTACCGCCATCTTCATCGGGGGCGTGGCCGCCATGGCCGGATACTGGCTGTCAGAAAAGGGCGACCGCATGCTGGACGGCTTCCTAAAGGGACGCTAG